In Pleurodeles waltl isolate 20211129_DDA chromosome 5, aPleWal1.hap1.20221129, whole genome shotgun sequence, the DNA window GCCAGCTTTGCTACTCTCATTGCTTCAGCCTCACCCGATTGGCTCCTTCCCTGCTTTGCCGCTCATCGCATCATCCTTGCCCAATCGCCTCCTGCCCTGCTTTGCTGCTCTCACTGCTCGAGTGTGACCCGAGCAGCCTCTGCCCCCCACTTGACACTCACCCTTCAACTTCACTCTTGCGGGCCCTGCATAGATGCATCCTGCTCATGATAGGagaacaactatgggcattggacACGCGTGCCAAGGAGTCCCCGGCACAATCGTTGTGCCCTATTCTTTTTTTGCACATTGATACTACTACCCTCAGCCTTCAAAGCTAAATGTTTCTGTATTGCATTGAACTTTAAAGTATCTAGATAAACTATTTTCCACATACCAGAGTAAAGTCTTTTTCTGTGGTGCGCCTCGTATGATTGTGTGTagcacattgccatctaagttaggCCGGCCTGCTTTGCGCCagcctaccagagggtgagcacaggttaatttatgtcactgacttgccctgactagaactgtggtccCTACTAGGAGGGGAAAATCTGTAGCCGGTGAGGAACTGTTAGTCCCATGAGACCACTACtagtggcagatttttttttttttttgtcttttgttgttgttgggATTAACCTCGTTAGACCTTCAAAGTGCCACAAATGGTGTATTCAGTGTGCTAGAGCCCGTCTAATTAGATGGTCTATTTTGAGGAAGTAGCATGTTGTGGTAGAGTTCTTATTGGCTTCATTCCTCCAAGGAGCAGGGCAGGGGCCTCTGCCTCATGTGTTTGCTCTGGTCCTGTAAACCCTTTCTTTTTGGGTTCAATGAGATGCCCCTATCAAGCCTGACACAtgggttttatttttgggggaatATTTTGGTTCCCAGGTAAGGGCTGTCCAGTGACTGTAGACAGACATTTTAAATATCTAGGTGTATATGCCACCTCAAATATAGAACATTTCTTGCAGAACAAGTGTAGATTTTGAGACCTTTCGAAAGGATGTTTTTTGCTGGTGAATGCTACCACTTTTCCTTATAGGTTGGGCAGCCCTTCATAAAAGGATAGCTCTCCTGTGGCCTTTTTGTCCTCCCAGCTGCAGCATACTGGGTTCCAGAAAATAAAACTGGAGGCTCATTTGCCTGCTGCTctggttttagtgtgtgtgtgtgtgtgtgtgtgggggggggggggggggggggggggggggtgtctagcCCCTAGTTTTCCTGTCGACATTGACCTACAGCAGTTATGATGCTGGTATACTAGACTTGAATATTACTGGGTGGTACAATTAGTGGTGGCAAAAAGTCCCTTTTTTCCCACCTTTTGAATGAACCATCTATTAGGGTAGACACACAATACTGAGTGGTTATTTACAGACTGCAACATACAAAGCAGTCCAAGGATCTGCAGGAGCACAATTGTTAGTGAGAAACACACAGTTGGATACTTAGACCTCTCCGAGTCGGTTAAAACCCTGATGAAATTCACCCGCCCCCTTTTCTGGGACAATGACCTGCTTGTTTGTGCTAGTTGTGCAAGGGGTATTACAGATGGACATTTTAGGCATTAGTGCTCTAAAACCAAGTCCGTATGGTACCTTTTGAACATCTCAAAAGAGAATGTAAGTTAATAGACATTAAGATGTTTCAGATGTCATGCGCTGCAGTGTCCAGTTTGAAGACTGCGTCCAACTTGAAGACCTGGTACTGTCAAACAATTCATAAAGATATTGTACATGTATAGAGAAAATATTAACAATAGCAGAAACCATGGAGAAGCTAAGGGGGAAATGGACACTGAAGGGTTCAAGAAAGGTGGCCATGACGGTGGATTTTAGGCTAATTTAAATAAAGACTTTTCAGAGTATATTATGGAAGAACCAGGATGGTGACTCTTGGCAGGTAAGAATCTGATCTttctttgggtttggccatgtgggcaccgtctctctttttttttttttttttaaagtccaccTGTATATGCAGCTTTTCCCAGAGGGTATCCAGAGTGCTATTTGACAATAATGGAAATTCACCTGGAACTGACTTCCAAGCTATTTGATGTTTTACCTAGAACGTCTGGGAGCTGTGTGGCGTGGAAGATGCGGAGACTGTTGGCAGTTACTCTAGTAGTTCTCTGGCCTGTTGTATTAGAGCCCAGGACTCCTGCTAGTGTACACTTGCTAGTGACCCATACATTCTCATTTGTCTGGGTGAATCAATGATGCTGCCTcttgcaccagacccagtctaCTCTAGCCATCTTGGGGCAGTTTTACTGCACACCCATACTACAGCAAAATGTGAAGTGTGTTGGCTGAGAATGTTTGACAAAAGGTTGGGGGCTACCCTTCTGACCTCTGATAAGGATAATCAGTGTATCTAGACTCTCAATTTGACCTATTGTTTGAAAGAGCTTCAGTGTGATTTGGAGGCACTCGGCGGGATTTTTTCTATGCAGTTGCATTGAGTTGCTTATTGTTGTCTCACAGTCTTCATCTCTATCTGCAGATGCCGGATGGCGTTATCCGCAACACAGGCTTTTTACCTTATGGTGAACAACAAGACGTTGACGTCCATGTCTCTCACAATGTCCGAAGTGTATCGGGATCACAAGGATGAAGATGGCTTCCTGTACATGACCTATGCATCACAGGAGATGTTTGGCTGCAGTCTGACCAGTGACCAGCGGAAACCAACAGATTGTCCCTCACTAATACAGAATGCCTAATATTAAAGCGGGTTTTATCTGGAGCGAATGCTTTTATATAGCCATTGCACACCTTTTGAGGATTGTGAACACTTGGTAGCAAAATACTTTGATTTATAGATGTTACAGAAGAAGAGTATAATTTAGTTTTTAAGAACTACTTGTTGGGAGGCTCAACAAACCAAGATTTTTCTTTTTGTGGAAAATAAAGTTTGTACGAGTACAACTTCACAGGACTTGCTACTGCATTTTTGTATTTTGAAAGTGGTGAGGATGAAGGGCTCCCAAACAGTTATGCTTCTCTTCCTCCTGGGGAAACCGAAATATCCGATTTTGTGTTGGTGTGGAGGTTGCAGGCAAGAGGGTGTTGAAAGTGGTGAGATGTCACCTACCATGCTCTGAGGAATTGCATGACATGGGCGTGTGACCTGCACCACAATGCAAAAGGATTTTGAGGTTGTGCAGGTAGGGACGTCCGTTTGTCATAAATCTAATTTTAGTACCTGCGACTTTGTACATTACATTTTGTAGAACAATACCTAATTTatgatatttttttttaagagatgtAATTATATTTGTAATAAAGACCTTTAAGATTATGATTGTTTCGTTGTGGTGATAATGATTACGGGTAGATTTTTGCTTAGGCTGACGTGAGTCCTTGCATCGTCTCCATTTCTCTTAATTTGTTCCTCCAGCCAACATTTGGAGTCCAGGTGGAGAGCCCAGAGTACTGTTATGACCTTACACTAGTTTAAATTGACTTTTTCAGCTCAACATACCCGCATTAATCTTCCTCAGTCTCTATTACTGTCCTTAACAGCTGCTTGGCATCCGATACTACCTCATACCTGCATATGCGGTCATATTTTATGTTGAAACAATGTGCACTGATGATTAATTTCCAATCGTTCGAAAGATCGACAGTTCACTACTTCTCACCTTCTAAATTCCTATCTTTAATGCTTCAAGGCTGTACTTTGCATCGCCAATATATTATGCAGGCTGAATGTTCCTTTTCATAGCGCTCTGTGCTTATTTGTAATCGGTGGAATTGCCCCATTTTCAAACCACTACATTGCTTCAGATCAGAACGCCTTCTGTATCTAGGCAAACGTTATGCCATAGCCCCCTTTCAACAACCGTAAACTGCGTGGCTTTGTGGCATGAACCAATTCTATACTGACATGCTGGGCatgttctgccatctagtggttgtttTTGTACGAAAAAAAACACGGCGAAAATGGGTGTAGACATTAGGCGTAGTTGAGGACTCATGCCATTGATTGTAAACCCCACAAAGCTACAAAGTGActtcaactttttttaaaaaagtttgtaCTGTTTTTGTTTTAACTTTGTTCCCTATTATTTTAGGAGCACTATCTGCGAGTTTCGCATGAGAAGAGGAACCACAAACTATCGTTACACGAGAGTAACCAGTTTCTTTTACTGCATGAACCTATTTTACATTTACCCGCTATGCATAGATTAAACGGTAGTATTTTCTTCTATGgaacagtgtgtgaatattaagTATTGCCTACACTATTTTAAAGGGTCAAATTGTAAGAGTGTCCAACATTATATTTCTCTTGATTTAATTTATATGGTGACACGactagggtaaccatcaattaccccatCCTAAGTCAATCTTTGGACTGAGATAGGAGTGAAATACCATCCTAACAGTCACCATTAAtaagatcaaatcaataaacatcacattcaatattggagtcagtaatttatacatacACTTACCTGTATGGCCATCAATCACcgcaccagtttaataaagttagGTTAATGGCCTAAAcatttgcccccagggcagcgacccttgcctaaggggtggctccccacatgtttaaaaaaaaaaaaaaaaaaaaaaccctgggggTGGGTGGGCAGAAAAAGcctatttgccccccctggggaggagcccttgccaaaggggccgctccacttataaacacacaaaatccctggtgtctagtgggcatttctgcagcacaattggggaatgcaaggcctttcctttcatgcctctgcctgccccaacCTCCAGATCAGAagataaatgctttgcatttcgcTTCCACCACGATGGGAGGTGACCTGAGGTCAGTGCGCAATAGTGTGCTGACATCGGATGTCACTTGGTGGGTGGGGGAAGAGATTTCCCATT includes these proteins:
- the MAP1LC3C gene encoding microtubule-associated proteins 1A/1B light chain 3C; protein product: MERLQRNENPIPFKQRKSLATRKGEVADIHRKFPSKVPVVVERYQREKSLPVLDKTKFLVPEELTMTKFITIIRCRMALSATQAFYLMVNNKTLTSMSLTMSEVYRDHKDEDGFLYMTYASQEMFGCSLTSDQRKPTDCPSLIQNA